Proteins encoded by one window of Vigna radiata var. radiata cultivar VC1973A chromosome 5, Vradiata_ver6, whole genome shotgun sequence:
- the LOC106762423 gene encoding pyridoxine/pyridoxamine 5'-phosphate oxidase 1, chloroplastic has protein sequence MPLLVSRGRIIRRSMTCLCLTHSLTQTHNPFPSSLHNNRNSLFQFFSAILRPSIRPFSAKFKGSSSALMANFNADSVTYLTQREAAEIDETLMGPLGFSVDQLMELAGLSVAASISEVYKPTEHGRILTICGPGNNGGDGLVAARHLHHFGYKPFVCYPKRTPKPLYSGLVTQLEALSIPFLSVEELPSDLSNDFDILVDAMFGFSFHGSPRPPFDYLIQRLVSLHDNDQIDKKRPFIVSVDIPSGWHVEEGDVDGTGIKPDMLVSLTAPKLGAKKFGGPHHFLGGRFVPPAIAEKYKLVLPPYPGTSMCVRIGKPPQIDISALRENYISPEFLEEQVEADPINQFRKWFDDAMAAGLKEPNAMALSTVGKDGKPSSRMVLLKGLDKDGFVWYTNYESRKARELSENPRASLLFYWDGLNRSVRVEGPVQKVSDEESEEYFHSRPRGSQIGAIVSKQSTVVPGRHVLYQEYKELEQKYADGSMIPRPNWGGYRLTPQLFEFWQGQKSRLHDRLQYTPHEINGQRLWKIERLAP, from the exons ATGCCTTTATTGGTTTCCAGAGGAAGAATCATCAGAAGAAGCATGACATGTCTATGCCTTACCCATTCACTCACTCAAACCCATAACCCCTTCCCTTCTTCTCTACACAATAACAGAAACTCCCTCTTTCAGTTTTTCTCG GCTATTCTCCGACCTTCAATTCGCCCCTTTTCCGCTAAATTCAAGGGTTCTTCTTCTGCACTAATGGCCAATTTCAACGCTGATTCCGTCACTTACCTCACACAGCGAGAAGCCGCTGAGATCGATGAGACGCTCATGGGTCCTCTCGGCTTCAGCGTGGACCAGCTCAtg GAATTGGCTGGTTTGAGCGTCGCTGCTTCCATTTCTGAG GTTTACAAACCCACTGAGCATGGTCGGATTCTTACTATATGTGGCCCTGGTAACAATGGTGGTGACGGTCTGGTGGCTGCTCGCCACCTGCATCACTTTGGTTATAAGCCCTTTGTGTGTTACCCAAAGCGTACCCCCAAGCCTCTCTATTCTGGATTAGTTACTCAG CTTGAAGCACTGTCTATCCCTTTCTTGTCAGTGGAAGAACTACCGTCAGATCTTTCAAATGACTTTGACATTCTTGTGGATGCGATGTTTGGATTCTCATTTCATG GTTCTCCCAGACCTCCTTTTGATTATTTGATCCAGAGACTTGTCTCTTTGCATGATAATGatcaaattgataaaaaaagacCATTTATAGTCTCTGTAGATATTCCCTCTGGTTGGCATGTTGAAGAGGGAGATGTTGATGGTACAGGCATTAAGCCTGATATGTTG GTTTCTTTGACAGCCCCAAAATTAGGCGCAAAGAAGTTTGGTGGTCCTCACCACTTTCTAGGAGGTAGATTTGTCCCACCAGCTATTGCAGAAAAGTATAAGCTTGTGCTTCCACCTTATCCTGGAACATCCATGTGTGTTCGAATTGGAAAGCCTCCACAAATTGATATCTCAGCTCTAAGAGAGAATTACATCTCACCAGAATTTCTTGAAGAGCAGGTGGAGGCTGACCCAATTAATCAG TTTCGCAAATGGTTCGATGATGCAATGGCTGCTGGTTTGAAGGAACCAAATGCCATGGCCTTGTCAACTGTAGGGAAGGATGGAAAACC CTCATCACGAATGGTATTGCTAAAAGGGTTGGATAAAGACGGATTTGTTTG GTACACAAACTATGAAAGTCGAAAGGCACGTGAATTGTCTGAAAATCCTCGAGCATCTCTGCTTTTTTACTGGGATGGTTTAAACCGTTCG GTACGGGTAGAAGGGCCTGTTCAGAAAGTCTCTGATGAGGAATCGGAAGAATATTTCCATAGCCGTCCTAGAGGAAGTCAGATTGGAGCAATAGTTAGCAAGCAG AGTACTGTAGTACCTGGTAGGCATGTTCTTTATCAGGAGTACAAAGAACTGGAACAAAAATACGCCGATGG AAGTATGATCCCTAGACCTAACTGGGGAGGATATAGACTCACACCACAACTTTTTGAGTTTTGGCAAGGACAGAAATCTCGCTTGCACGACAG GTTGCAATATACTCCCCATGAGATCAATGGACAGCGGCTGTGGAAGATTGAGCGGTTGGCTCcctga
- the LOC106759852 gene encoding GEM-like protein 1 isoform X1, which translates to MSADAPTQTQASATKPHETQTVETKHEESQSASQPHTADYAPYPKLDPDDVVPPPLQQQEAPLNTESRAPISGDAATTMPKDSNPYVTPAPVAASSTKTTLDSVKDVLGKWGKKAAEATKKAEDLAGNMWQHLKTGPSFADAAVGRIAQGTKVLAEGGYEKIFRQTFETVPEEQLLKTYACYLSTSAGPVMGVLYLSTAKLAFCSDNPLSYQMGDQTQWSYYKVVIPLHQLRAVNASTSRTNSSEKYIQIISVDNHEFWFMGFVHYDSAVKNIQGALQPH; encoded by the exons ATGAGTGCCGACGCCCCCACCCAAACCCAAGCCTCCGCCACCAAACCTCACGAAACCCAAACCGTCGAAACAAAACACGAAGAGTCCCAATCTGCATCTCAGCCTCACACCGCCGATTATGCTCCATACCCTAAACTGGACCCAGACGACGTCGTGCCACCTCCTCTTCAACAGCAAGAAGCACCCCTCAATACTGAATCTCGTGCCCCAATCTCCGGCGATGCTGCCACTACCATGCCCAAAGACTCCAATCCCTATGTCACTCCTGCTCCCGTTGCCGCTTCCTCTACCAAGA CCACTTTAGATTCCGTGAAAGACGTTCTCGGCAAATGGGGCAAGAAAGCCGCCGAGGCCACCAAAAAGGCGGAGGATCTCGCCGGTAACATGTGGCAGCACT TGAAAACGGGTCCAAGTTTTGCGGATGCAGCTGTGGGGAGGATTGCTCAGGGAACTAAAGTTCTTGCGGAAGGAGGGTATGAGAAGATCTTTAGGCAAACTTTTGAGACAGTTCCAGAGGAGCAGCTTCTGAAAACGTATGCATGCTACTTGTCTACTTCAGCTGGACCTGTGATGGGAGTCTTGTATTTGTCAACAGCGAAGCTGGCGTTTTGTAGTGATAACCCACTTTCTTACCAAATGGGTGACCAGACTCAATGGAGCTATTATAAG GTGGTCATTCCATTGCATCAACTGAGAGCAGTGAACGCTTCAACAAGCAGAACCAACTCGtctgaaaaatatattcagATTATCTCTGTTGACAACCATGAATTTTGGTTTATGGGGTTTGTGCATTATGACAGCGCTGTTAAAAATATTCAAGGAGCATTGCAGCCTCATTGA
- the LOC106759852 gene encoding GEM-like protein 1 isoform X2, with protein MSADAPTQTQASATKPHETQTVETKHEESQSASQPHTADYAPYPKLDPDDVVPPPLQQQEAPLNTESRAPISGDAATTMPKDSNPYVTPAPVAASSTKNSVKDVLGKWGKKAAEATKKAEDLAGNMWQHLKTGPSFADAAVGRIAQGTKVLAEGGYEKIFRQTFETVPEEQLLKTYACYLSTSAGPVMGVLYLSTAKLAFCSDNPLSYQMGDQTQWSYYKVVIPLHQLRAVNASTSRTNSSEKYIQIISVDNHEFWFMGFVHYDSAVKNIQGALQPH; from the exons ATGAGTGCCGACGCCCCCACCCAAACCCAAGCCTCCGCCACCAAACCTCACGAAACCCAAACCGTCGAAACAAAACACGAAGAGTCCCAATCTGCATCTCAGCCTCACACCGCCGATTATGCTCCATACCCTAAACTGGACCCAGACGACGTCGTGCCACCTCCTCTTCAACAGCAAGAAGCACCCCTCAATACTGAATCTCGTGCCCCAATCTCCGGCGATGCTGCCACTACCATGCCCAAAGACTCCAATCCCTATGTCACTCCTGCTCCCGTTGCCGCTTCCTCTACCAAGA ATTCCGTGAAAGACGTTCTCGGCAAATGGGGCAAGAAAGCCGCCGAGGCCACCAAAAAGGCGGAGGATCTCGCCGGTAACATGTGGCAGCACT TGAAAACGGGTCCAAGTTTTGCGGATGCAGCTGTGGGGAGGATTGCTCAGGGAACTAAAGTTCTTGCGGAAGGAGGGTATGAGAAGATCTTTAGGCAAACTTTTGAGACAGTTCCAGAGGAGCAGCTTCTGAAAACGTATGCATGCTACTTGTCTACTTCAGCTGGACCTGTGATGGGAGTCTTGTATTTGTCAACAGCGAAGCTGGCGTTTTGTAGTGATAACCCACTTTCTTACCAAATGGGTGACCAGACTCAATGGAGCTATTATAAG GTGGTCATTCCATTGCATCAACTGAGAGCAGTGAACGCTTCAACAAGCAGAACCAACTCGtctgaaaaatatattcagATTATCTCTGTTGACAACCATGAATTTTGGTTTATGGGGTTTGTGCATTATGACAGCGCTGTTAAAAATATTCAAGGAGCATTGCAGCCTCATTGA